One segment of Brassica napus cultivar Da-Ae chromosome C3, Da-Ae, whole genome shotgun sequence DNA contains the following:
- the LOC111203841 gene encoding uncharacterized protein LOC111203841, with amino-acid sequence MSKISNLDYAALNLSGDNYLQWAFDTKINLRSKEVGDTKINNESDKNRYRAISIIRHHLIEGLKDQYLTMENPLDLWTALQCRYDHKKTVLLPKARHEWKNLRFMDYKSVDEYNSVLFKIVSMMRLCGEEVTEKELLDKTFSTFHSTNLLLEMRPIGTSALPEANEAKKKDPKECNHVHDNKKSHGKGRSRFKGRDRDSYGRQGNHNNRGRGSSRGRGNYGCGRGGISKPSYLTKSACHRCGMENHWAKNCRTPKHLCELYQESLKNKNPEAHMVHDTGYDADDDSDLERDDLLDFETSDCLKD; translated from the exons atgtcgaaaatctcaaacCTAGACTATGctgcccttaatctctccggagacaactATTTGCAATGGGCATTTGACACAAAGATTAACTTGAGGTCAAAGGAAGTAGGTGATACAAAGATTAACAATGAGAGTGATAAGAATCGGTACAgggctataagtattatacgccaCCATCTCATTGagggtctaaaagatcagtacctCACCATGGAGAATCCACTAGACCTTTGGACCGCTTTACAGTGTAGATATGATCACAAGAAAACGGTGCTATTACCAAAGGCTAGACATGAGTGGAAGAATCTCAGATTTatggactataagtctgtggatgaaTACAATTCAGTATTGTTTAAGATAGTCTCAATGATGAGATTATGTGGTGAGGAAGTAACCGAGAAAGAGTTGCTTGATAAAACATTCTCCACGTTCCATTCGACGAACTTGTTGCT tgagatgagacccaTCGGAACATCAGCATTACCAGAAGCCAATGAGGCTaaaaagaaagatcccaaagaaTGCAACCACGTCCATGATAATAAGAAGTCACATGGCAAAGGCCGTAGTAGATTCAAGGGACGTGACCGTGACAGCTATGGACGacaaggaaaccacaataaccgtggtcgtggttccagccGTGGCCGAGGCAATTATGGCTGTGGTcgaggtggcatatccaaaccgtcttactTGACCAAATCAGCTTGTCACAGATGTGGAATGGAAAACCATTGGGCAAAGAATTGTAGAACCCCTAAACATCTATGTGAGCTCTATCAAGAGAGCcttaagaacaagaacccggaagCCCATATGGTTCATGATACCGGgtatgatgctgatgatgattcCGACCTTGAAAGGGACGACCTCTTGgattttgagacttctgattgtctcaaagaCTAA